One Siniperca chuatsi isolate FFG_IHB_CAS linkage group LG3, ASM2008510v1, whole genome shotgun sequence genomic region harbors:
- the ppm1kb gene encoding protein phosphatase 1K, mitochondrial isoform X1, producing the protein MSAACLMRLARCSGPHVGHSGILQKALVPLPFQQNSHLQFTIFRRQIYSPSGQRHSNTRFDPDSSGRPTTWDSFGIWDNRIDEPILLPPSIRYGKPIPKVSLSRVGCASLIGQRKENEDRFQVSQMTDNILYFAVFDGHGGPEAADFCEKYMEKFIKDLVAEESNLELVLTKAFLEVDKALVKHLHFSPNVPGMNAGTTATVALLRDGIELVVGSVGDSRAMLCRKGKALKLTVDHTPERKDEKDRQSCRELSVLRIKKSGGFITWNSLGQPNVNGRLAMTRSIGDFDLKNMGVIAEPETKRISLHHVHDSFLALTTDGINFIMNSQEICNVINQCHDPKEAAQRISDQALQYGSEDNSTIIVVPFGAWGKHESSDTSFSFSRSFVSSGRWA; encoded by the exons ATGTCAGCAGCCTGTCTTATGCGCCTGGCAAGGTGCAGTGGTCCTCATGTAGGACACAGTGGTATTTTACAGAAAGCCCTAGTCCCACTCCCATTCCAGCAGAACAGCCACCTCCAGTTCACAATCTTCCGGAGACAAATTTATAGCCCTTCAGGACAACGGCACAGCAACACACGCTTTGATCCTGACAGTAGTGGTCGCCCCACTACTTGGGATTCATTTGGCATCTGGGACAATCGTATCGATGAGCCCATCCTGCTGCCTCCCAGCATTCGCTACGGCAAGCCCATTCCCAAAGTCAGCTTATCAAGGGTAGGCTGTGCCTCGCTCATTGGTCAACGCAAGGAGAATGAAGACCGCTTCCAGGTCTCCCAAATGACTGACAACATCCTCTACTTTGCGGTGTTTGATGGGCATGGCGGGCCAGAAGCAGCTGACTTTTGTGAAAAATACATGGAGAAATTCATCAA ggACCTTGTGGCAGAGGAGTCCAATCTGGAATTGGTTTTAACAAAGGCCTTCCTTGAAGTAGACAAAGCTCTTGTAAAGCACTTACACTTCTCTCCAAATG TACCCGGGATGAATGCAGGAACCACCGCCACTGTGGCCCTGCTGAGGGATGGCATTGAGTTGGTGGTGGGCAGTGTGGGCGACAGCCGCGCCATGCTGTGCCGCAAGGGCAAGGCCCTTAAACTCACTGTCGACCACACTCCTGAGAGGAAGGACGAGAAAGATAG gcagtcctgcagagaactcagcgtactaag GATAAAGAAAAGTGGGGGTTTTATCACCTGGAATAGTCTGGGACAGCCAAACGTCAACGGCAGGTTGGCCATGACGCGCAGCATTGGGGACTTCGACCTCAAGAACATGGGGGTCATTGCTGAGCCTGAGACCAAGAGAATATCG TTGCACCATGTCCACGACTCGTTCCTGGCACTGACCACAGACGGCATTAACTTCATTATGAATAGCCAGGAGATCTGCAATGTCATCAACCAGTGCCACGACCCCAAGGAGGCAGCTCAAAGAATATCTGACCAG GCTCTTCAGTATGGCTCAGAGGACAACAGCACAATTATTGTGGTGCCCTTTGGTGCTTGGGGAAAGCATGAGAGTTCGGACACAAGTTTCTCCTTCAGCAGAAGTTTTGTGTCCAGTGGTCGCTGGGCGTAG
- the ppm1kb gene encoding protein phosphatase 1K, mitochondrial isoform X2 — translation MSAACLMRLARCSGPHVGHSGILQKALVPLPFQQNSHLQFTIFRRQIYSPSGQRHSNTRFDPDSSGRPTTWDSFGIWDNRIDEPILLPPSIRYGKPIPKVSLSRVGCASLIGQRKENEDRFQVSQMTDNILYFAVFDGHGGPEAADFCEKYMEKFIKDLVAEESNLELVLTKAFLEVDKALVKHLHFSPNVPGMNAGTTATVALLRDGIELVVGSVGDSRAMLCRKGKALKLTVDHTPERKDEKDRIKKSGGFITWNSLGQPNVNGRLAMTRSIGDFDLKNMGVIAEPETKRISLHHVHDSFLALTTDGINFIMNSQEICNVINQCHDPKEAAQRISDQALQYGSEDNSTIIVVPFGAWGKHESSDTSFSFSRSFVSSGRWA, via the exons ATGTCAGCAGCCTGTCTTATGCGCCTGGCAAGGTGCAGTGGTCCTCATGTAGGACACAGTGGTATTTTACAGAAAGCCCTAGTCCCACTCCCATTCCAGCAGAACAGCCACCTCCAGTTCACAATCTTCCGGAGACAAATTTATAGCCCTTCAGGACAACGGCACAGCAACACACGCTTTGATCCTGACAGTAGTGGTCGCCCCACTACTTGGGATTCATTTGGCATCTGGGACAATCGTATCGATGAGCCCATCCTGCTGCCTCCCAGCATTCGCTACGGCAAGCCCATTCCCAAAGTCAGCTTATCAAGGGTAGGCTGTGCCTCGCTCATTGGTCAACGCAAGGAGAATGAAGACCGCTTCCAGGTCTCCCAAATGACTGACAACATCCTCTACTTTGCGGTGTTTGATGGGCATGGCGGGCCAGAAGCAGCTGACTTTTGTGAAAAATACATGGAGAAATTCATCAA ggACCTTGTGGCAGAGGAGTCCAATCTGGAATTGGTTTTAACAAAGGCCTTCCTTGAAGTAGACAAAGCTCTTGTAAAGCACTTACACTTCTCTCCAAATG TACCCGGGATGAATGCAGGAACCACCGCCACTGTGGCCCTGCTGAGGGATGGCATTGAGTTGGTGGTGGGCAGTGTGGGCGACAGCCGCGCCATGCTGTGCCGCAAGGGCAAGGCCCTTAAACTCACTGTCGACCACACTCCTGAGAGGAAGGACGAGAAAGATAG GATAAAGAAAAGTGGGGGTTTTATCACCTGGAATAGTCTGGGACAGCCAAACGTCAACGGCAGGTTGGCCATGACGCGCAGCATTGGGGACTTCGACCTCAAGAACATGGGGGTCATTGCTGAGCCTGAGACCAAGAGAATATCG TTGCACCATGTCCACGACTCGTTCCTGGCACTGACCACAGACGGCATTAACTTCATTATGAATAGCCAGGAGATCTGCAATGTCATCAACCAGTGCCACGACCCCAAGGAGGCAGCTCAAAGAATATCTGACCAG GCTCTTCAGTATGGCTCAGAGGACAACAGCACAATTATTGTGGTGCCCTTTGGTGCTTGGGGAAAGCATGAGAGTTCGGACACAAGTTTCTCCTTCAGCAGAAGTTTTGTGTCCAGTGGTCGCTGGGCGTAG